From Salinicoccus roseus, one genomic window encodes:
- a CDS encoding threonine/serine exporter family protein: MSGELEVIEAPDEVLGEDFVRDVFYIAINCGKMLLESGAETYRIEDTMLRIASNYGIENAQVFVTPTVIIFSLNDYALTQTLRIEERSNNLEKVMVVNELSRRISDGLPLKQAIRGMEKIHNTRFFPLWLLVLSGGVIGIMFLLLFEGIARDIPAAFIGGAGGVFLMEGIQRYTRVQFFTEFFAALYIATVTVIFVELGYGIMLDTIIIASVMPLVPGVLITNAIREMIRGHLMAGIMKGAEAGLTAIAIGAGVGLVLMLV, translated from the coding sequence GTGAGTGGCGAACTTGAGGTTATAGAAGCTCCAGATGAAGTCCTTGGCGAAGATTTTGTACGCGATGTATTCTACATTGCGATCAATTGCGGGAAGATGCTGTTGGAGAGTGGAGCTGAAACATACCGTATTGAAGATACGATGCTGCGCATCGCTTCGAACTATGGTATTGAAAATGCCCAGGTTTTCGTCACTCCCACGGTCATTATTTTTTCCCTGAACGATTATGCGCTGACCCAGACGCTGCGTATCGAGGAACGGTCCAACAATCTGGAGAAGGTCATGGTCGTCAACGAGCTGTCCAGGAGGATTTCCGACGGGCTGCCTTTGAAGCAGGCGATAAGGGGAATGGAAAAGATACATAATACGCGGTTTTTCCCACTGTGGCTCCTCGTCCTCTCGGGCGGCGTCATCGGCATCATGTTCCTGCTGCTTTTCGAGGGGATCGCAAGGGATATTCCGGCTGCCTTCATAGGAGGTGCCGGAGGCGTCTTCCTGATGGAGGGCATCCAGCGTTATACACGGGTCCAGTTCTTCACAGAGTTCTTCGCAGCGCTCTATATAGCGACGGTGACAGTCATCTTTGTCGAGCTCGGGTATGGCATCATGCTGGATACTATCATCATCGCCAGCGTCATGCCGCTTGTTCCGGGCGTGCTCATCACGAATGCCATCAGGGAAATGATCCGTGGCCATCTGATGGCTGGCATCATGAAGGGCGCTGAAGCCGGCCTGACTGCGATTGCCAT
- the clpP gene encoding ATP-dependent Clp endopeptidase proteolytic subunit ClpP, producing the protein MNLIPTVIEQTNRGERAYDIYSRLLKDRIIMIGTGIDDNVANSVVSQLLFLQAQDPEKDIFLYINSPGGSVTAGMAIYDTIQHIKPDVQTICLGMAASMGSFLLAAGAKGKRFALPNAEVMIHQPLGGAQGQATEIEIAAKHILRTREKLNKILAERTDQPLDKIERDTDRDFFMTAEEAKEYGLVDEVMEPEKLKG; encoded by the coding sequence ATGAACTTAATACCTACAGTAATTGAACAGACAAACCGCGGAGAACGTGCCTATGATATCTACTCTAGACTGCTCAAGGACAGGATCATCATGATCGGCACAGGCATCGACGACAACGTAGCGAACTCCGTCGTCAGCCAGCTGCTCTTCCTGCAGGCACAGGATCCGGAAAAGGATATATTCCTCTATATCAATTCCCCAGGCGGCAGTGTGACTGCCGGCATGGCGATCTATGATACGATCCAGCACATCAAACCGGATGTACAGACGATCTGCCTCGGCATGGCGGCATCCATGGGCTCATTCCTGCTCGCTGCAGGTGCCAAGGGCAAAAGGTTCGCACTGCCTAATGCTGAAGTCATGATCCACCAGCCGCTCGGCGGGGCGCAGGGTCAGGCGACAGAAATAGAGATCGCAGCCAAGCACATCCTGAGAACACGCGAGAAACTTAATAAGATCCTTGCCGAGCGCACCGACCAGCCTCTGGACAAGATCGAAAGGGATACGGACCGCGACTTCTTCATGACAGCGGAAGAAGCTAAGGAATACGGCCTCGTGGACGAAGTGATGGAGCCTGAAAAGCTTAAAGGCTGA
- a CDS encoding TIGR01777 family oxidoreductase, whose product MNILITGGSGFVGSRLTDILKQEQDHVYILSRSDRNSDHPFVHYIQYDPDHPEDDSWMEDMPLKVDAIYNLAGASLQEKWSDEHKEEIFNSRVTVTRMLRRWVEQADITPKVLVNASAIGYYPVSKSVRYTEADQFAPHDFLSRVIVAWEGEAEKFEDLGVRVVCARFGLILDAEEGALPKMSIPYRLGAGGPLGSGEQWYSWIHIDDLLNALLYVAVHSEISGPVNFTAPMPLRQKQFSKYLSSALGRPDFIKTPAFVIEKLLGEQSLLILKGQYVLPEVLMENDFKFLFPTLEIALEDIFDLEDKKKTVG is encoded by the coding sequence ATGAATATATTGATAACAGGCGGTTCAGGTTTCGTCGGTTCCAGGCTGACGGATATATTGAAGCAGGAGCAGGACCACGTCTATATACTCAGCCGCAGTGACCGTAATTCGGACCACCCTTTCGTGCATTATATACAGTATGACCCGGATCATCCGGAAGATGATTCCTGGATGGAGGATATGCCGCTCAAGGTGGACGCCATCTACAATCTGGCCGGCGCTTCGCTTCAGGAGAAATGGAGTGATGAACACAAGGAGGAAATATTCAATTCAAGAGTGACTGTCACCCGCATGCTCAGGCGCTGGGTGGAACAGGCGGACATCACCCCGAAAGTGCTCGTCAATGCCAGTGCCATCGGCTACTATCCGGTCAGCAAAAGTGTCCGTTATACTGAAGCGGATCAGTTTGCGCCCCATGATTTCCTCTCCAGGGTGATTGTGGCCTGGGAAGGCGAGGCGGAGAAGTTCGAAGATTTGGGCGTCCGTGTCGTATGTGCACGATTCGGCCTTATACTTGACGCCGAGGAAGGGGCACTGCCGAAGATGAGCATCCCCTATAGGCTGGGGGCCGGCGGGCCCCTGGGAAGTGGTGAGCAGTGGTACAGCTGGATCCATATTGATGATCTCCTGAACGCCCTCCTCTATGTGGCGGTACACTCGGAAATCTCAGGACCGGTCAACTTCACCGCGCCCATGCCGCTCAGACAGAAGCAGTTCTCAAAATACTTGAGTTCCGCACTCGGTCGTCCGGATTTCATCAAAACACCGGCATTCGTGATAGAGAAACTGCTCGGGGAACAGTCACTCCTCATCTTGAAGGGACAGTATGTACTCCCTGAGGTGCTGATGGAAAACGACTTCAAATTCCTTTTCCCGACCCTTGAAATTGCACTCGAGGATATATTCGACCTTGAGGACAAGAAGAAGACCGTCGGCTGA
- a CDS encoding PspC domain-containing protein has protein sequence MDNRKLVRSSTDSYIMGVFGGLGERTGIDSTILRIIFVVLTVATMNIFLVVLYFIVGFIMPTDDETGRTTGRPSEPFDSDSF, from the coding sequence ATGGACAATAGGAAACTTGTACGCTCCTCAACCGACTCCTATATCATGGGAGTATTCGGCGGCCTTGGCGAACGGACCGGCATCGACTCGACGATACTGCGGATCATCTTCGTGGTACTGACTGTGGCGACAATGAACATCTTCCTTGTAGTACTGTACTTCATCGTCGGCTTCATCATGCCGACCGATGATGAAACCGGCCGTACTACCGGACGCCCCAGCGAACCTTTCGATTCCGATTCATTCTGA
- the whiA gene encoding DNA-binding protein WhiA, with product MSFASEMKNELTRIEVDTCCMKSELSALIKMNGALSHFNGEWIINIQTENAAIARRIFSLIRNLYGVEIELLVRRKMKLKKNNVYISRIKKDSRKVLEDLDIMKGGVLSHEISDSVKEKECCIRSYLRGAFLAGGSVNNPETSAYHLEIFSLYEEHAQSLTELMNGYQLNAKFIERKRGYITYLKEAEKIAEFLSLIGGYQALLKFEDIRIVRDMRNSVNRLVNCETANLNKTISAAMRQVENIQFIDEEIGLDELPERLREIARLRVEHQDVSLKELGEMMSTGVISKSGVNHRLRKLDKIADKLRSGEEVTFK from the coding sequence ATGTCATTTGCTTCCGAGATGAAGAATGAATTGACAAGAATCGAAGTGGATACGTGCTGCATGAAAAGTGAACTTTCTGCACTCATCAAGATGAATGGGGCACTCAGCCATTTCAATGGGGAATGGATCATCAATATCCAGACCGAAAATGCCGCCATCGCAAGGCGTATATTTTCACTGATACGGAATCTCTACGGTGTCGAGATAGAACTGCTTGTCCGCAGGAAGATGAAGCTGAAGAAGAACAATGTCTACATCTCCCGCATAAAGAAGGACAGCCGGAAGGTGCTGGAGGATCTTGATATCATGAAGGGCGGCGTACTCTCACATGAAATCAGCGATTCGGTCAAGGAGAAGGAGTGCTGCATCCGCAGCTATCTGCGCGGGGCCTTCCTGGCTGGGGGGTCTGTAAACAATCCCGAAACTTCAGCCTATCATCTGGAAATATTCTCGCTGTATGAAGAACATGCACAAAGCCTCACAGAACTGATGAATGGATATCAGCTCAATGCGAAGTTCATCGAAAGGAAACGCGGCTATATCACCTATCTCAAGGAAGCGGAGAAGATTGCTGAATTTCTAAGCCTGATCGGCGGCTACCAGGCCCTCCTTAAATTCGAGGATATCCGCATCGTCAGGGACATGAGGAATTCAGTCAACCGTCTCGTCAATTGTGAAACGGCGAACCTCAACAAGACGATCAGCGCTGCCATGCGTCAGGTGGAAAACATCCAGTTCATCGATGAGGAGATCGGCCTTGACGAATTGCCGGAGCGGCTTCGGGAGATTGCCAGGCTGCGTGTGGAACATCAGGACGTCTCCTTGAAGGAGCTTGGAGAAATGATGTCCACAGGCGTCATTTCAAAATCAGGTGTGAACCACCGCCTCAGAAAGCTTGATAAGATTGCAGACAAGCTTAGAAGCGGCGAAGAGGTCACCTTCAAATAA
- a CDS encoding gluconeogenesis factor YvcK family protein, translating into MKKIRITLVGGGTGLSVLARGLRKYPVDISAIVSVADDGGSTGLIRDQIDMPAPGDIRNVLTALSDVETKLENLFAYRFKKEALGGHALGNLMLAAMYDMTGDFAVAVKELSKILNVKGTVIPSTNISPKLAARMEDNSIIVGESYIPEVKQKIEEVYLIPNDTVATPEAIEAIKASDVIVFGPGSLYTSIIPNLLPEGMREAVEDAKGIKVYVSNIMTQMGETLGYSAADHLEAINRHMGSNVVDFIILNEEDIKGRVSDYYSRNDMTTVESDRERLKEMGATVVTDDHLVQIDEEGAVRHNNKVLAEIIYDIALKEISTLQYKK; encoded by the coding sequence ATGAAGAAGATTAGGATCACACTGGTCGGTGGTGGTACGGGCCTGAGCGTACTGGCCAGGGGGCTCAGGAAGTATCCTGTGGATATTTCCGCAATAGTCTCCGTTGCCGATGATGGGGGTTCGACGGGATTGATAAGGGACCAGATCGATATGCCTGCACCGGGGGATATCAGGAACGTGCTGACAGCCCTGAGTGATGTGGAGACGAAGCTTGAGAACCTTTTTGCCTACCGCTTCAAAAAGGAAGCGCTTGGTGGTCACGCCCTCGGCAACCTGATGCTCGCTGCGATGTATGATATGACTGGGGATTTCGCCGTGGCGGTCAAGGAACTGAGCAAGATATTGAACGTGAAGGGTACGGTGATTCCATCCACGAACATCAGTCCGAAGCTCGCAGCACGCATGGAGGACAATTCGATCATCGTGGGGGAGAGCTATATTCCGGAAGTGAAGCAGAAGATAGAGGAAGTCTATCTTATACCTAATGACACCGTGGCGACGCCGGAGGCGATAGAAGCCATCAAGGCGTCCGATGTCATCGTCTTCGGGCCTGGAAGCCTGTACACCAGCATCATCCCGAACCTGCTTCCTGAAGGGATGCGGGAAGCGGTGGAGGATGCCAAAGGCATCAAGGTCTATGTATCCAACATAATGACGCAGATGGGTGAGACGCTCGGGTATTCCGCAGCCGATCACCTGGAAGCGATCAACAGGCATATGGGCAGCAACGTCGTCGATTTCATCATCCTGAACGAAGAGGACATCAAGGGCCGTGTGTCCGACTACTACAGCCGGAACGATATGACGACAGTTGAAAGCGACAGGGAGCGTCTGAAGGAGATGGGGGCCACAGTGGTCACAGACGATCATCTGGTCCAGATCGATGAAGAGGGCGCCGTGCGCCACAACAACAAAGTGCTGGCAGAGATCATATACGATATTGCACTCAAGGAAATCAGCACGCTTCAATATAAGAAATAA
- the rapZ gene encoding RNase adapter RapZ, protein MKQLIIVTGMSGAGKSVAIEALEDIGYFCIDNLPPILLQKVVELMETTDGQMDRVGLGIDLRGKEFFDHLVAEIEKIGDHPNLALEIIFIDAADDRLVTRYKETRRAHPLDNEANLLDSITKERELLSDLKGRATHIIDTTQTTPKELRGMMFDMSAGENRSVFNVNVMSFGFKHGIPIDADLVFDVRFLPNPHYVDALRPYTGLDKPVADYVMKWKETKTFYAKFYDLIKYMLPQFMKEGKSQLVIAIGCTGGQHRSVTLAEKLVRDLSDDFDFAIRAVHRDAPVEGTENEED, encoded by the coding sequence ATGAAGCAGCTGATTATTGTAACGGGAATGAGCGGTGCCGGGAAATCCGTAGCCATCGAAGCATTGGAGGACATAGGATATTTCTGCATCGACAACCTGCCGCCGATCCTACTGCAGAAGGTTGTGGAACTGATGGAGACGACTGATGGTCAGATGGACCGTGTCGGCCTTGGCATCGACCTTAGGGGCAAGGAGTTCTTCGACCACCTTGTGGCCGAAATCGAAAAGATAGGGGACCATCCCAACCTGGCCCTTGAAATCATTTTTATAGATGCAGCCGACGACCGCCTCGTTACACGGTATAAAGAGACACGGCGCGCCCATCCTCTCGACAATGAAGCGAACCTTCTGGATTCCATCACAAAGGAGCGGGAGCTGTTGAGTGACCTGAAAGGGCGGGCCACCCACATCATCGATACGACACAGACGACCCCGAAAGAGCTCAGGGGCATGATGTTCGATATGTCCGCCGGTGAAAACCGCTCCGTCTTCAACGTCAATGTGATGAGCTTCGGCTTCAAGCACGGCATACCGATCGATGCGGATCTTGTATTCGATGTGAGGTTCCTTCCGAATCCACACTATGTCGATGCACTCAGGCCCTATACGGGACTCGACAAGCCTGTAGCCGACTATGTCATGAAGTGGAAGGAAACGAAGACCTTCTATGCGAAATTCTATGACCTCATCAAATACATGCTCCCCCAGTTCATGAAGGAAGGGAAGTCGCAGCTTGTCATCGCAATCGGATGCACAGGCGGTCAGCATCGCTCGGTGACGCTTGCTGAAAAACTGGTCAGGGACCTCAGCGACGATTTTGATTTTGCTATCCGCGCAGTCCACAGGGACGCGCCGGTTGAAGGTACGGAAAATGAAGAAGATTAG
- the trxB gene encoding thioredoxin-disulfide reductase produces MTEENIYDVVIIGAGPAGMTAAVYASRANLKTVMLERGMPGGQMANTEEVENFPGFDFITGPELSTKMFEHSQKFGAEYKYGDIKSVEDKGDYKVLKTGSEDILTRTIIIATGAEYKKVGVDGEDALGGRGVSYCAVCDGAFFKEKELVVIGGGDSAVEEGVFLTKFASKVTIVHRRDQLRAQKILQDRAFKNDKIEFIWDTEIQSINGDSRVESVTLLDKNTGSKYEYDADGVFIYVGMKPLTAPFEGLGILNTLGYVETNDEMETSIPGIFAAGDVRNKTLRQIVTATGDGSIAAQNAQHYIEKLADMQESK; encoded by the coding sequence ATGACTGAAGAAAATATCTATGATGTCGTCATCATCGGTGCAGGACCGGCAGGTATGACGGCTGCCGTCTATGCTTCCCGTGCCAACCTGAAGACGGTCATGCTGGAACGCGGCATGCCGGGCGGCCAGATGGCCAACACTGAAGAAGTGGAGAACTTCCCTGGATTTGATTTCATCACGGGTCCGGAGCTGTCCACGAAAATGTTCGAGCACTCCCAGAAGTTCGGTGCCGAATATAAATACGGAGACATCAAATCCGTAGAGGATAAAGGCGACTACAAAGTATTGAAGACCGGCAGCGAAGACATCCTTACACGTACGATTATCATTGCGACGGGTGCTGAATACAAGAAGGTCGGCGTCGACGGCGAGGATGCCCTCGGCGGCCGCGGCGTCAGCTACTGTGCCGTATGTGACGGTGCCTTCTTCAAGGAGAAGGAGCTTGTCGTCATCGGCGGCGGGGACTCCGCAGTCGAAGAAGGTGTATTCCTGACCAAGTTTGCCAGCAAAGTGACCATCGTACACAGAAGGGATCAGCTGCGTGCGCAGAAGATCCTTCAGGACCGTGCATTCAAGAACGATAAGATCGAGTTCATCTGGGACACTGAAATCCAGTCCATCAATGGGGACAGCAGAGTGGAAAGCGTCACGCTGCTCGACAAGAATACGGGTTCCAAATACGAGTATGATGCAGACGGCGTCTTCATCTATGTCGGCATGAAGCCTCTGACAGCCCCATTTGAGGGTCTCGGTATACTCAATACACTTGGGTATGTGGAAACCAATGATGAAATGGAAACATCCATCCCGGGCATCTTTGCAGCAGGGGATGTGCGCAACAAGACGCTGCGCCAGATCGTTACAGCTACAGGCGACGGCAGCATTGCTGCACAGAATGCACAGCATTATATCGAAAAGCTTGCAGATATGCAGGAAAGCAAATAG
- a CDS encoding tetratricopeptide repeat protein: MNRKVIPFDQNGEFHFNQGLKKTEQNKKQAALKSFHKAFELDQNNLAYLSQYAYLLAENGRGAEAEHILINAFIQHQYDAEFYFILSQLYIIMNDPNKAFLFGVQYVQHEPESGYDEELEQMFEVSIQDEDEVEREAVRFTGQHLFQHLFMNARIEEALDFLSTIPESIREEREFRNQKAMAALFLNRYEEAHELLEQLLKEDRTDMHALSHMTLLYYHTGEEEKYRTFLKKLEVVQPLDDDDRFKVGLVLNFLQQYERSYELLFPLYKKQAFVSFQLLHALSHASYHIGHDEEARMFWERMQTFHQVNEIYSPWKRQEATQRIADLEAFYLKDDDPYVRLLGLYKIYNVVPRDAILGHDVWETIEALEDYEKLYISFLFQGLKLVRLGRMHKGLEAMRRAGYEEEEDQLAWIETFHALYESKVELEDINAFAAATLYFHQRGRKLTKKALVDGFDTTLYRLNKALEKVKQI; the protein is encoded by the coding sequence ATGAATAGGAAAGTGATCCCTTTCGATCAGAATGGAGAGTTCCATTTTAATCAGGGCTTGAAAAAAACAGAACAGAATAAGAAGCAGGCGGCACTGAAGAGTTTTCATAAGGCCTTCGAGCTCGATCAGAACAACTTGGCATACCTTTCCCAGTACGCATACCTGCTTGCTGAAAATGGACGCGGAGCAGAAGCTGAACATATATTGATTAATGCCTTCATTCAGCATCAGTATGATGCTGAATTTTATTTTATACTGAGCCAGCTCTACATCATCATGAACGACCCCAACAAGGCGTTCCTCTTCGGCGTGCAGTACGTCCAGCATGAGCCGGAATCCGGCTATGATGAGGAGCTCGAGCAGATGTTCGAGGTCAGCATCCAGGATGAGGATGAAGTCGAGCGGGAAGCGGTCCGCTTCACAGGCCAGCACCTGTTCCAGCATCTTTTCATGAATGCGCGCATAGAAGAGGCGCTGGACTTCCTTTCCACCATTCCCGAATCGATCCGGGAGGAACGGGAATTCCGCAACCAGAAAGCGATGGCGGCGCTGTTCCTGAACCGCTACGAAGAGGCGCACGAACTGCTTGAACAGCTGCTGAAGGAGGATCGTACGGACATGCACGCCCTCAGCCACATGACACTGCTGTACTATCATACAGGGGAGGAGGAGAAATACAGGACCTTCCTCAAGAAGCTCGAAGTCGTCCAGCCGCTTGATGATGACGATCGCTTCAAGGTCGGGCTCGTCCTCAATTTCCTCCAGCAGTATGAACGATCCTATGAACTGCTGTTCCCACTGTACAAGAAGCAGGCGTTCGTCAGTTTCCAGCTCCTTCATGCACTCAGTCATGCAAGCTATCATATAGGGCATGACGAGGAAGCCCGGATGTTCTGGGAACGGATGCAGACATTCCATCAGGTAAATGAAATATACAGTCCATGGAAGCGCCAGGAGGCAACGCAGCGGATTGCCGATCTTGAGGCATTCTACCTGAAGGATGATGACCCCTATGTGCGTCTGCTCGGTCTATACAAGATCTATAATGTAGTGCCGCGCGATGCCATATTGGGCCACGATGTATGGGAGACGATAGAAGCTTTGGAAGACTATGAGAAACTCTATATCTCCTTCCTCTTCCAGGGACTGAAGCTCGTCCGCCTCGGCCGTATGCATAAAGGGCTTGAAGCCATGCGCCGTGCGGGATACGAAGAGGAGGAGGACCAGCTGGCCTGGATAGAGACGTTCCACGCCCTCTATGAAAGCAAGGTGGAACTTGAGGACATCAATGCCTTCGCAGCAGCCACGCTGTACTTTCATCAGCGCGGCAGGAAACTCACCAAGAAGGCACTCGTCGATGGTTTTGATACGACCCTCTACCGCCTGAACAAGGCGCTCGAGAAGGTCAAGCAGATTTGA
- the lgt gene encoding prolipoprotein diacylglyceryl transferase, protein MIFNAPFSPVALELGPLSIYWYGVIIASGMLIGYFIADREANRKGLPEGLFMDLMFYIIIASIVGARLYYVVFQWEYYSQNPLDIIMVNEGGMAIHGGLIGGFLAGIIYCRIKGFSFFQLADIAAPSLILGQAIGRWGNFMNQEAHGGEVSRSFLESLMLPEWIINQMYIDGAYYHPTFLYESVWNIIGFVLLILLRPKLKIGQTILLYLVYYSIGRFFIEGMRTDSLMIGESLRTAQFISILIIVAAAAVWIYREMKYKLPRYKDTEGVYKGR, encoded by the coding sequence ATGATCTTTAATGCCCCCTTCAGCCCCGTCGCTCTAGAACTCGGGCCGCTCAGCATCTACTGGTATGGTGTCATCATCGCCTCCGGGATGCTCATCGGCTACTTCATCGCAGATCGTGAAGCGAACCGCAAAGGTCTGCCCGAAGGGCTCTTCATGGATCTGATGTTCTACATCATCATCGCCTCGATCGTCGGGGCGAGGCTGTATTATGTCGTATTCCAATGGGAGTACTACAGCCAGAATCCGCTCGACATCATCATGGTGAATGAAGGCGGCATGGCGATCCATGGCGGACTCATCGGTGGATTTCTCGCCGGCATCATCTATTGCCGGATAAAAGGCTTCAGTTTCTTCCAGCTTGCAGACATTGCAGCGCCGAGCCTCATACTCGGCCAGGCCATCGGACGCTGGGGGAACTTCATGAACCAGGAAGCCCATGGTGGCGAAGTATCCAGGAGCTTCCTGGAATCCCTGATGCTGCCGGAATGGATCATCAACCAGATGTACATAGACGGTGCCTACTACCACCCGACGTTCCTCTACGAATCGGTGTGGAACATCATCGGTTTCGTCCTGCTCATCCTGCTCCGTCCGAAACTGAAGATCGGTCAGACCATACTGCTCTATCTGGTCTATTATTCAATCGGGCGCTTCTTCATAGAGGGCATGCGCACGGACAGCCTTATGATCGGGGAGAGCCTGCGGACTGCACAGTTCATCTCCATACTGATCATTGTGGCAGCGGCTGCTGTATGGATTTATCGTGAAATGAAATACAAGCTGCCGAGATACAAGGATACAGAAGGTGTATACAAAGGAAGATAG
- the hprK gene encoding HPr(Ser) kinase/phosphatase, giving the protein MLTVKKIIDKFNLKLISGNEGIDKEIENIDVSRPGLEVAGYFSHYSSDRVQVLGMTESSFFERMLTEEEREDRSKRLCRKETPCIIITRNLSAPLELIEACNQTHTPLLVTEDNTTNFISRMSNFLEKALAPETNMHGVLVDIYGIGVLITGESGVGKSETALELVKSGHRLVADDNVEIKEVSKNVLMGSAPPLIRNLLEIRGLGIINVMTLFGAGSILEEKRVMLNVNLETWEPGKTYERLGLDQKRMRILNAEIDQKTIPIRPGRSLAGIIEVAAMNYRMQYMGYDAAQEFNDRLNRQIQVNGGMIDDL; this is encoded by the coding sequence ATGCTTACAGTAAAGAAGATAATAGATAAATTCAATTTGAAACTCATCTCCGGTAACGAAGGGATAGACAAGGAGATCGAGAACATCGATGTATCCCGTCCAGGCCTTGAAGTGGCCGGATACTTCTCCCACTATTCCTCAGACCGCGTCCAGGTGCTTGGAATGACGGAATCCTCATTCTTCGAACGTATGCTCACCGAGGAGGAGCGGGAGGACAGGTCGAAGCGGCTGTGCCGGAAAGAGACCCCGTGCATCATCATCACACGTAATTTGAGCGCCCCCCTTGAGCTGATCGAGGCGTGCAACCAGACGCATACACCTTTGCTGGTTACGGAGGATAATACAACGAACTTCATCAGCCGCATGTCGAATTTCCTTGAAAAGGCGCTGGCACCAGAAACGAACATGCACGGTGTCCTGGTCGACATATACGGCATCGGTGTGCTGATCACCGGGGAAAGCGGTGTCGGCAAAAGCGAGACGGCACTTGAACTCGTAAAGAGCGGGCATCGCCTTGTAGCTGATGATAATGTCGAAATCAAGGAAGTATCCAAGAACGTCCTTATGGGCTCGGCGCCGCCGCTCATCCGCAATCTGCTCGAGATCCGGGGGCTTGGCATCATCAATGTGATGACACTCTTTGGGGCGGGCAGCATACTTGAGGAGAAGCGGGTCATGCTGAATGTCAATCTGGAGACATGGGAGCCCGGCAAGACATATGAACGGCTAGGTCTCGACCAGAAACGGATGCGCATACTCAATGCGGAGATAGACCAGAAGACGATTCCGATCCGTCCCGGACGGAGTCTGGCCGGCATCATAGAGGTTGCAGCGATGAACTACCGGATGCAGTACATGGGGTATGACGCTGCCCAGGAATTCAACGACCGTCTGAACCGTCAGATCCAGGTCAATGGAGGTATGATCGATGATCTTTAA